A stretch of the Channa argus isolate prfri chromosome 9, Channa argus male v1.0, whole genome shotgun sequence genome encodes the following:
- the LOC137132487 gene encoding probable G-protein coupled receptor 82: MENTSHTYAPDKIFPAPKLCPTAATLFFLPAAYALLFLTAVPGNVLSLWVFMRRISSVSPTHVYLSHLSISNLLLSLTAPFLAAYYALGSEWMRNGTLCQLVLHGITPVLHINIYISLMILTWVALSRFAALIQHTHASRPSTCTTLLPHAFFARLTKTPFASRVCIVVWLVAVVGIVPVTVYYSVHEVMSATDATSVQDGGEKGGNEELCYNPKVEIGGSTSAALSEAVITIFFVFYLLVLLSYITVLRHIRRSRRSTAVTTSQSLLGRVFRNIVVIQLVLSVCLLPYHIFKPIFISVAHKKHQPSLPEHNNQCHPLSSFVEVKNCLYLLAALRGSTDPVMYFLLDNTFRKQIRKLLGHEQDKSKERPVFWSVTGSATQKSGQLVDINVGNANSCHESV, from the exons ATGGAGAACACGTCGCACACTTATGCACCAGATAAAATCTTCCCTGCTCCGAAACTCTGCCCCACTGCTGCCACGCTCTTCTTCCTCCCCGCCGCCTATGCACTCCTCTTCCTCACCGCTGTACCGGGCAATGTGCTGTCTTTGTGGGTTTTCATGCGGCGCATTTCCAGCGTCTCCCCCACTCACGTTTATCTGTCCCACCTGAGCATCTCTAACCTGTTGCTGTCCCTCACCGCCCCCTTTCTCGCAGCTTACTACGCCCTAGGCTCAGAGTGGATGCGGAACGGCACTTTGTGTCAGCTCGTACTGCACGGTATCACCCCCGTGCTCCACATTAACATCTACATAAGCCTCATGATCCTCACTTGGGTGGCCCTCAGCCGCTTTGCAGCCCTCATCCAACACACTCACGCCTCCAGGCCGAGCACCTGCACCACCCTGCTGCCACATGCATTCTTCGCCCGTCTCACAAAGACCCCCTTTGCCAGCAGGGTTTGCATAGTGGTGTGGCTGGTTGCAGTTGTGGGCATCGTACCAGTGACAGTTTATTACTCAGTACATGAAGTAATGAGTGCCACTGATGCCACATCTGTACAGGatggaggagaaaaaggaggaaatgaAGAGCTGTGCTACAACCCTAAAGTGGAAATAGGTGGAAGTACATCTGCAGCTCTCTCTGAGGCTGTTATAACCATTTTCTTCGTGTTTTATCTGCTGGTGCTGTTGTCCTACATAACAGTGTTGCGGCATATCAGGCGCTCGCGTCGCAGCACAGCTGTCACCACCTCCCAGAGTTTGCTGGGAAGGGTATTTCGAAACATCGTGGTCATCCAG CTTGTTCTTTCAGTTTGTCTGCTGCCATATCACATCTTCAAACCCATCTTCATTTCTGTGGCACATAAGAAACACCAGCCGTCTTTACCTGAGCACAACAATCAGTGTCATCCCCTCTCCAGTTTTGTTGAG GTGAAGAACTGCCTGTATCTTCTAGCTGCACTGAGAGGTTCAACAGATCCTGTGATGTACTTCCTGTTAGACAACACCTTTCGCAAACAAATCCGTAAACTTTTGGGACACGAGCAGGACAAATCTAAAGAAAGACCAGTGTTCTGGTCAGTTACAGGAAGTGCAACTCAAAAGAGTGGACAGTTGGTGGACATAAATGTGGGCAATGCAAATTCATGTCATGAAAGTGTATAG
- the LOC137132486 gene encoding probable G-protein coupled receptor 34, whose amino-acid sequence MLFSHMHKEARVNDFYGLELLAPRITRAIMAENVSGTPFKARFQDPNSSVFLISMMATTPDAPCVDEDALQIPLAVLYSIIFVLGLAGNLIALWVFFCVHSKKNSVRVFLINIAFADLLLVICLPFRILYHSRGNKWDLDPTLCKVVGNLFYMNMYISVVLLGLISVDRYLKIHRVAGMQHRLQSTKWSTVLCAIVWTVSFALILSLLLSDTSSESNRCFHYKPLHDAKWKAHINIFVLVVFWLVFISLVVSYGKIAIKLHRTSQQKPDMPNAARYSRTAKKSFFILFLFTVSFVPYHIVRAFYIKTQITDTTCYWIRVADKANEVALVFSALNSCLDPVMYFLLSSSVRKEVLRLVSNVFCMQEISGVTGTSSSVELEGKNGKTDRGLAKVSSISNFKEKMDNETRLALKN is encoded by the exons ATGCttttctcacacatgcacaaagaagCAAGAGTGAACGATTTCTATGGACTTGAACTATTAG CGCCGAGGATCACAAGAGCCATCATGGCAGAAAACGTCTCCGGCACACCTTTCAAAGCAAGGTTCCAGGATCCAAACAGCTCAGTGTTTCTCATCAGCATGATGGCCACCACCCCTGACGCCCCGTGTGTCGATGAGGATGCACTGCAGATCCCACTGGCTGTGCTCTACTCAATAATCTTTGTCCTGGGTCTAGCTGGGAACTTAATCGCTCTGTGGGTTTTCTTCTGTGTTCACTCCAAGAAGAACTCTGTGCGGGTCTTCCTCATAAATATAGCCTTTGCAGACTTGCTGTTGGTGATATGTCTGCCATTCAGGATACTCTACCACAGCCGAGGTAACAAATGGGACCTGGACCCCACGTTGTGTAAAGTTGTGGGCAACCTCTTCTACATGAACATGTATATTAGCGTGGTGTTGCTGGGGTTGATCAGCGTGGATCGTTACCTGAAGATCCATCGTGTAGCTGGGATGCAGCACAGACTGCAGTCCACGAAGTGGAGCACTGTCCTCTGTGCCATCGTCTGGACAGTGTCTTTTGCCTTGATTCTGTCCCTTCTATTGTCAGACACTTCCTCAGAGTCAAACAG ATGTTTCCACTACAAGCCGCTCCATGACGCAAAGTGGAAGGCCCACATAAACATTTTCGTGTTGGTTGTCTTCTGGCTTGTATTTATTTCTCTAGTGGTGTCCTATGGGAAGATCGCCATCAAGCTTCACAGAACATCACAACAGAAACCGGACATGCCTAACGCAGCTCGCTACTCTCGAACTGCCAAGAAGtccttcttcatcctcttcctctttactGTTAGTTTTGTCCCCTATCACATAGTCAGGGCGTTCTACATAAAAACCCAAATCACAGACACGACATGTTACTGGATTAGGGTGGCTGACAAAGCCAATGAGGTGGCTTTGGTATTTTCTGCCCTCAACAGCTGCCTCGACCCTGTTATGTACTTCCTGTTGTCCTCTTCAGTGAGGAAGGAGGTGCTGCGTTTGGTGAGCAACGTGTTTTGCATGCAGGAAATTTCTGGAGTCACCGGGACCAGCTCCAGTGTTGAGTTGGAGGGGAAGAATGGGAAGACGGACAGAGGACTGGCAAAAGTCAGCTCAATCAGCAATTTTAAGGAGAAGATGGATAATGAAACTAGGTTGGCTCTCAAAAACTGA